A window of the Terriglobia bacterium genome harbors these coding sequences:
- a CDS encoding HDIG domain-containing protein, producing MTDRGAAWGLLCEYTQSESLRKHALAVEACMRAYARRFGEDENLWGNVGLLHDFDYEKWPSAQDHPFRGSEILKERGYDDAFRRAILSHADYSGVSRESKLEKTLFACDELAGFITATALVKPNKSLAEVEAKSVRKKMKDKAFARSVNRDDITKGAVEVGADLEEHIAFCIGAMKAVADQLGLAGTNSAPTAS from the coding sequence ATGACTGACCGCGGCGCAGCATGGGGTTTACTCTGTGAGTACACCCAGTCGGAATCCTTGCGAAAGCATGCTTTGGCGGTGGAAGCGTGCATGCGCGCCTACGCCCGTAGATTCGGCGAGGACGAAAACCTGTGGGGCAACGTCGGCCTGCTGCACGACTTCGACTACGAGAAGTGGCCCAGCGCCCAGGACCATCCCTTCCGCGGCAGCGAGATCCTGAAGGAGCGCGGCTACGACGACGCCTTCCGCCGCGCCATCCTCTCCCACGCCGACTACTCCGGCGTCTCCCGCGAGTCGAAGCTGGAGAAGACCCTTTTCGCCTGCGACGAGCTTGCGGGTTTCATCACCGCCACCGCGCTGGTCAAGCCCAACAAGTCGCTGGCCGAGGTGGAGGCCAAGTCGGTGCGCAAGAAAATGAAAGACAAGGCCTTCGCCCGCTCCGTCAACCGCGACGACATCACCAAAGGGGCCGTTGAAGTGGGTGCCGACCTGGAAGAGCACATCGCCTTCTGCATCGGAGCCATGAAGGCTGTCGCGGACCAATTAGGACTGGCGGGAACGAACAGCGCACCTACTGCGTCGTAG